In Papaver somniferum cultivar HN1 chromosome 1, ASM357369v1, whole genome shotgun sequence, a genomic segment contains:
- the LOC113340348 gene encoding uncharacterized protein LOC113340348, with amino-acid sequence MFRYFKKINKDNNESTLPLSSNLRNITTICLPHGARSTAQNIAPPISTAQSIAPPVSTPQNESSIENSVNEDLLASLPSDPGLRPPIFYYDPNIRDQVRRAYLERGPCQAKKTCLSDINTRPSSGDSFVGKGFRNWRKKTRLHDHIGKRNNAHNIALKKCVALLNRKQHINSVIFKQSEETKREYMKRAVVLDNAPGNQKLITPDIQKDITRCFSSEILSQIVKEIGDGPFSILLDESKEISSKEQLAIVLRYVHKGQAIERFLGIEHVTSTTAVSLKATVDDFFSRHGLSISRLRGQGYDGESNIKASCCGCFKKHTYVEHLYVIISNLVNVVAGSAKRQDMLRSKQADAVFEALCSGEIVSGWGFNQESTLKRAGDTSWVSHHNTIVSLINIFSSVVTLLEDLAVDSDKKFESKRKDQDIVNAMKLLTVCKERLQLVRDDDWDSMLSEVSFFCTRHRIKIPDMNDVFQREGRPRRNVEEVTYSYHYRVEYFNTVIDMQLLELNNRFNETNTELLLSVVCLSPIDSFFAFDKEKLIRFSRFYPRDFSPTQLVLLEDQLLSYIADVRSSNEFLDLKGIADLAVKMVETKKDIVYPLV; translated from the exons ATGTTTAGGtatttcaagaaaataaacaaggaCAACAATGAATCAACATTACCTTTGTCCTCGAACCTGCGCAATATAACAACAATTTGTCTACCTCATGGTGCCCGTTCAACTGCCCAGAATATAGCACCGCCAATTTCAACTGCCCAGAGTATCGCACCACCAGTTTCAACTCCCCAAAATGAGTCTTCCATAGAAAACAGTGTGAATGAAGACCTATTAGCAAGTCTACCTTCAGACCCGGGACTGCGACCTCCAATTTTTTATTATGATCCCAATATCCGAGACCAAGTTCGAAGAGCGTATCTAGAAAGAGGTCCTTGTCAGGCAAAAAAAACATGCTTATCCGACATCAATACTCG GCCAAGTAGTGGTGATTCATTTGTTGGCAAAGGTTTCAGAAATTGGAGGAAGAAAACCAGATTGCACGACCATATTGGGAAACGCAACAATGCACACAACATTGCTTTGAAGAAATGTGTGGCGTTACTTAACCGGAAGCAACATATTAATTCAGTTATCTTTAAACAGTCGGAGGAGACTAAAAGGGAGTACATGAAAAG AGCTGTTGTACTAGATAATGCTCCAGGGAATCAAAAGCTGATAACACCAGATATTCAGAAAGATATAACCAGGTGTTTTTCTTCTGAAATCCTAAGTCAAATTGTTAAAGAAATCGGTGATGGACCATTTTCTATCCTCTTAGATGAATCTAAAGAAATATCTTCGAAGGAACAGTTGGCTATAGTCTTGCGATATGTGCACAAAGGCCAGGCAATCGAACGTTTCTTAGGAATCGAACATGTCACCAGTACGACTGCCGTTTCACTTAAAGCTACTGTCGATGATTTCTTTTCTCGGCATGGATTGAGTATTTCCAGATTGCGAGGACAAGGTTATGATGGGGAAAGCAATATTAAAG CTAGCTGTTGTGGATGTTTCAAAAAACATACATATGTTGAACACCTTTATGTCATAATAAGTAACTTGGTGAATGTGGTGGCTGGATCAGCCAAACGTCAAGATATGCTTCGTTCCAAGCAAGCTGATGCAGTCTTTGAGGCACTATGTAGTGGTGAGATTGTAAGTGGGTGGGGATTTAATCAAGAAAGTACTCTTAAAAGAGCAGGTGATACAAGTTGGGTTTCGCATCACAATACAATAGTAAGCTTAATTAATATATTCTCATCTGTTGTAACACTTTTGGAAGACTTAGCTGTAGATTCTGATAAGAAGTTTGAATCCAAG AGAAAAGATCAAGACATTGTCAATGCCATGAAATTACTTACAGTGTGCAAGGAACGACTTCAGCTAGTGAGAGATGACGACTGGGATTCGATGTTGTCAGAAGTATCCTTTTTTTGTACAAGGCACCGCATCAAAATTCCTGATATGAATGATGTGTTTCAACGGGAAGGTCGACCCAGGCGTAATGTTGAAGAGGTAACTTATTCATACCATTATCGAGTTGAATATTTCAATACAGTCATAGATATGCAACTGCTGGAACTAAACAATCGTTTCAACGAGACGAACACTGAATTACTTCTTTCTGTCGTATGCTTAAGTCCAATTGACTCATTCTTTGCATTTGACAAAGAAAAACTGATTCGTTTTTCTCGGTTTTACCCAAGAGATTTTTCCCCTACTCAGCTTGTGTTACTTGAAGACCAACTACTAAGTTACATTGCTGATGTACGGTCTAGCAATGAGTTTTTAGATTTGAAAGGAATTGCTGATCTTGCAGTCAAAATGGTGGAGACAAAAAAGGATATAGTGTACCCTTTGGTTTAA
- the LOC113340389 gene encoding F-box/kelch-repeat protein At3g06240-like has product MLAFGYDYNRDDYKLLAGVCGPDSVFEVFSQGLNSWRTIRNILSEFYISNHSGVLVNGVFHWLDRRKGSSNVLLVSLDISNEIFKEMELPKQPSEEIQQRRREWDYRLMFLNLGVVEGCLCLFVVEVAVRVDVWVLQNYGVPDSWTKRYTL; this is encoded by the coding sequence ATGCTTGCATTTGGTTATGATTACAACAGGGATGATTACAAATTACTAGCTGGTGTTTGTGGACCTGAtagtgtttttgaagttttttcgCAAGGATTAAATTCATGGAGAACCATTCGAAACATACTGTCTGAGTTTTACATTAGCAATCATTCCGGTGTGCTTGTTAATGGAGTATTTCATTGGTTAGACCGAAGGAAAGGCTCTTCCAATGTTCTTCTAGTCTCTCTAGATATCAGCAACGAGATATTCAAAGAAATGGAACTACCAAAACAACCTTCGGAAGAAATCCAGCAACGGAGAAGAGAATGGGACTATAGACTTATGTTTCTTAATTTGGGGGTAGTAGAAGGGTGCCTTTGTTTATTCGTGGTGGAAGTTGCGGTTCGTGTTGATGTATGGGTGCTGCAAAATTATGGAGTTCCAGATTCTTGGACTAAACGTTATACTTtgtga